From a region of the uncultured Desulfatiglans sp. genome:
- a CDS encoding conserved hypothetical protein (Evidence 4 : Unknown function but conserved in other organisms), with protein MEKWKTIEPGVWKPIKAGDYIIGILVNKEPKDETSGLSARYYLENDEGMFFVWGCAVLDDRMQYAKVGGKVRITYEGVTANKRNQKVNLYRVDVAETRQSEQSSGAADIKDEDEAVELEKIEDAV; from the coding sequence ATGGAAAAATGGAAAACCATAGAACCAGGTGTGTGGAAACCCATAAAAGCAGGAGATTATATCATAGGCATCCTTGTGAACAAGGAGCCTAAGGATGAGACATCCGGACTGAGCGCAAGGTATTACCTTGAGAACGACGAAGGAATGTTCTTTGTCTGGGGTTGCGCAGTCCTTGATGACCGGATGCAGTATGCAAAGGTCGGAGGCAAGGTGAGGATCACCTACGAAGGGGTGACAGCCAACAAACGAAACCAAAAGGTGAACCTATACAGGGTGGACGTTGCAGAGACCCGGCAGTCAGAGCAATCCTCCGGGGCTGCTGATATCAAAGACGAAGATGAAGCCGTGGAACTTGAAAAGATAGAAGATGCGGTTTGA
- a CDS encoding hypothetical protein (Evidence 5 : Unknown function), producing the protein MKLQYLGDSKDSFKWDYHDYLTSALGFNTLNILLMMTSDENSNEGKTKSDWFPSRPQIIDFCKDLRSKRGIDYIRSMPSLTGASYKVRLHNLDRIITRANRESYFLGLNSNENQVVFLDPDNGFEPETRYNEKHVSYSEILSILRQISSESLISVFQHFRRIKFDQDFKRIRQRLNELNTTVHAVAIYWHQLMFVLISRSEKIIQKVNSINMAYASNYPVNWIE; encoded by the coding sequence ATGAAACTGCAATATCTCGGTGATTCAAAGGACAGCTTTAAATGGGATTACCATGACTATCTGACGTCGGCTCTCGGCTTTAATACCCTCAATATCCTCTTGATGATGACCTCTGATGAAAATTCAAATGAGGGCAAAACAAAGTCAGACTGGTTCCCTTCACGGCCACAAATAATCGATTTTTGCAAGGATCTCCGTTCAAAAAGAGGCATAGATTATATCAGATCCATGCCATCCTTAACTGGGGCATCATACAAGGTCAGGCTTCATAATCTCGATAGAATTATTACGAGAGCTAACAGGGAAAGCTATTTCTTAGGGTTGAACTCGAATGAAAACCAAGTCGTATTTCTCGATCCGGATAATGGTTTCGAGCCTGAAACAAGATACAACGAAAAGCATGTGAGCTATTCGGAAATCCTGTCAATTCTACGGCAAATCTCGTCAGAATCCCTCATATCCGTATTCCAGCATTTTAGACGAATTAAGTTTGATCAGGATTTCAAAAGGATCAGGCAAAGACTGAATGAGCTAAACACGACTGTTCACGCAGTAGCAATCTATTGGCATCAATTGATGTTTGTCTTGATTAGTAGGTCAGAGAAAATCATTCAGAAGGTCAACTCGATAAATATGGCATATGCCTCCAATTACCCCGTGAATTGGATAGAATAG
- a CDS encoding conserved hypothetical protein (Evidence 4 : Unknown function but conserved in other organisms) has protein sequence MKPKRTRRDTKLESEGAEFLVLGRLLLEKITAFKTYTNFPGYDLIATSADNNTSARIQVKSRYQTNWDGFIINNFECEFVVFVALNRGYSKPRKSGDTGISDPEFYVLPISYVMKVRDPNNEWGKIVKNRLVELDKYRDQWGLIQDFLMGNK, from the coding sequence ATGAAACCGAAGCGAACCCGTAGAGATACAAAACTGGAATCCGAGGGAGCGGAATTCCTGGTCCTTGGCCGCCTTCTCTTGGAAAAAATCACCGCTTTCAAAACGTACACCAATTTCCCAGGGTACGACCTGATCGCCACCTCAGCGGATAATAACACGTCAGCCAGAATCCAGGTGAAAAGCCGTTACCAGACCAACTGGGACGGATTCATTATTAATAACTTTGAGTGCGAATTTGTTGTTTTTGTCGCGCTGAACCGTGGCTATTCCAAACCAAGAAAGAGCGGGGACACCGGTATTAGTGATCCGGAGTTTTATGTCCTACCGATATCGTATGTGATGAAAGTCAGAGATCCTAATAATGAATGGGGAAAGATAGTCAAAAACCGCCTGGTTGAGTTGGACAAATACAGGGATCAATGGGGCCTGATTCAGGATTTCTTGATGGGGAATAAATGA
- a CDS encoding Replication initiation protein, orc1/cdc6 family: protein MQKMSDGNQPGQDSTEKLIESLHASRKKRALIINPDYLDDENLPEDERTAVLKEIFNRNIREKQLSRIISHITPVLDGSHPPSALVYGPTGSGKTVTLIHVLSTFTQVAEKHGVSFHYRYIDLTSPKTYFGALNEVAIAIDSSNRKYRKGIPVEYMQTRIIEGIARYKGFVTLLIDEADNILPNPDALLTFLAKTLPRKISCRLILILLTNRLDWEKTLDPRILSFLKKTDIIFEPYDALDLLEILKLRAEKSLHSEKVSHAALRKVAAYASRETGDARKAVELMAKAVKVAEETTGYLGEKEVDIAESRLEVDKTSEMINALATQQRFALQACYSLFRKGAKKVSTGQTYEVYKGICSSEGCRPLTQRRFCDIISFLDLYGLINARVVSMGRYGKTREIMSSLPDQVKQSLCKSIH, encoded by the coding sequence ATGCAGAAAATGTCCGATGGAAACCAACCCGGTCAGGATAGCACTGAAAAACTGATTGAATCCCTCCACGCCTCAAGGAAGAAGCGGGCCCTTATCATAAATCCTGATTACCTGGATGATGAAAATCTCCCGGAGGATGAAAGGACAGCCGTCCTCAAGGAAATATTCAACAGAAATATCCGGGAAAAGCAACTCAGTAGAATCATATCCCATATCACACCTGTCCTTGACGGTTCCCACCCGCCGTCGGCATTGGTATACGGCCCGACGGGCTCCGGAAAGACCGTCACACTCATACATGTCCTATCAACATTCACCCAGGTAGCCGAAAAACATGGGGTCAGCTTCCATTACCGTTATATTGATCTCACCTCACCCAAGACCTATTTCGGGGCGCTGAATGAAGTCGCAATTGCCATTGACAGTTCAAACAGGAAATACCGGAAGGGAATCCCTGTTGAGTACATGCAGACCAGAATAATAGAGGGGATAGCCAGATATAAGGGTTTCGTGACGCTTCTGATTGACGAGGCCGACAACATTCTCCCCAACCCCGATGCCCTGCTCACATTTCTTGCGAAAACCCTTCCAAGAAAAATTTCCTGCCGACTCATCCTCATACTACTCACCAACAGGCTGGACTGGGAGAAAACCCTCGATCCAAGAATCCTGAGTTTTCTCAAGAAAACGGACATTATCTTTGAACCCTACGATGCCCTTGATCTACTGGAGATCCTGAAACTGAGAGCTGAAAAGTCCCTTCACAGCGAAAAAGTAAGCCACGCCGCACTCAGGAAGGTAGCCGCCTATGCATCACGGGAGACGGGTGATGCCAGAAAGGCCGTGGAATTGATGGCCAAGGCCGTAAAGGTCGCAGAAGAAACAACCGGATACTTGGGCGAGAAAGAGGTGGACATTGCCGAGAGCCGCCTCGAAGTGGATAAAACCTCAGAGATGATTAATGCCTTGGCCACCCAACAGCGTTTTGCCCTTCAGGCCTGTTACAGCCTGTTCAGGAAAGGGGCCAAGAAGGTTTCCACCGGGCAGACTTATGAAGTATACAAAGGTATCTGCAGCAGCGAGGGGTGCCGCCCGCTGACCCAACGCCGCTTCTGTGACATCATCAGTTTCCTCGATCTCTACGGCCTGATCAATGCCCGCGTTGTCTCCATGGGACGCTACGGCAAGACCAGAGAGATAATGAGCTCGTTGCCGGATCAGGTCAAACAATCCCTCTGCAAGTCTATTCATTGA
- a CDS encoding hypothetical protein (Evidence 5 : Unknown function) yields MIDQKEANYYQNYIPSTQGAKIRILPAVQYLPSPHSPGKNTYSMAETFMGTISDSQNKGYLDDFFNQKKELSLAITGGAFFPGVRS; encoded by the coding sequence ATGATCGATCAAAAGGAAGCCAACTATTATCAAAACTATATCCCTAGCACCCAAGGTGCCAAGATCAGGATACTTCCAGCTGTGCAGTACCTCCCCTCCCCCCACTCGCCGGGGAAAAACACGTATTCAATGGCAGAGACCTTCATGGGGACTATCAGTGATTCTCAAAATAAAGGCTATCTTGACGACTTTTTTAACCAGAAAAAAGAACTTTCGTTAGCGATCACAGGGGGTGCATTTTTCCCTGGCGTCCGAAGCTAA